The genomic segment CTTGGAAATTTACACAACGTCCTGGTACCCACTCCAATGAGCTAAAAGTACCAGATACTGGAACTGAACGTCTCAATAATAATGCTGCTGCATAGCCTCCTATGCCactgtttaatatttgttgttgaGATAAAGATGTTAAAGACCCTCCACCACCAGCTCGCACCACAACAGTGAATGTATAATTACGAAATGGTCGAAGACCTTGCACTAAAAACCATGGTTTATCCGTCAAATTTTGAACGAGTAACCCTCCTCCCCCATCTGAGGATGATTTAGAGGATGAATATGAATTTGCAATAGAAGAAGCTGTAGTAATAATTGTCGCGTCAGTatctaaatattcaatttcaaatgcATCATATTGTCCACGGGGCAGTGTCCATACAAGGTGAACAGAATCACGGGTTATTTGAGTGGCATTCAAATCAGTAATTGGCTCTGGATCTgtgaaataatatgaattagttaaaattattacataggtaggttaCAATTGtaagcaatatttaaaaatatacttacaaagACGATCTTGCCGACGCAACGGCTGGCTGAGAACTCCATATGCTGATACAGTCCACACAGTTATATCATACAAACGACCGGGGACTAAAGAATGCCAAGTAACTTTCCATTCATTATCTGATGCCCATTTTTCAGCAATCAATACTGTTCCAGTAGATGATGTAGATGCTATTCCAGATCCTGGATCTGAAGGAGTGGTGGTAGACGATTGATATGCTGTAGATTGTGTACTTGTTTGATGATTAGCTTCTGATAGTTGAAAACGGTACTTAACGAAACGACTAGCTGTTTGTGGAGTAGGAGTATATCGCAAGGTCAAAGTGTCAGTGGCAAGTTGTTGATCATTTACAGCCAATATTTCAGATAAAATCAACGGCActgtagttataaaaattatgaaaaataatttcaataattaatttactgtacaatgtataaaacaaaacaatgtgTTAATTATCAACTCACTTGTATGTGTTTCCAGGATTACAGGGTCACTGTACATGGAATGTGAACATGTACGTAATCGTAATCCATAACCTGCACCAGCAATTAATTCATCTAAACCTAAATTCACTAAAATAGTTCCACTAGATCCATTAGGATATCCAGAATCCGTAAAATTTTTCCATCCACTAGATGATGTTCCAACACTACTACTACTCCAAGTTGTAGCTGCTGTAGTCCAATTAATAGAGGTAGTAGTTTGATTTTGATCTGATTGTGGAGGTGGCTTAAGAAGTATATACTCTACAGAATAGTAATCAATTAACCCTTCTGGACGAGGGAACTGTATAGTCAAGTTTGTAGCATCCACAAGCAAAGCCATGTTACTCACAGGGTTTGGTCCtagtaaataaaaaaggtatacaaaaaaataagaaatataaatattttttttttatacatagttatttgtttatgtttaaataatatacagaaaagTATCATACGGTAAGTAGATATTAAAATGGTTCTATGGAGACCGTAAGTGGTACCGAATTCCAACATTTTACCCATGACATTAGACACCTTCCCATATAAATTTTAACACCCAcctatttctaataatttcttACCTTAACATACACtaagtttagtttttatattgtctattaaaacaaattagtgtactgtcaaaatttgaaaataacacacaaattagtaaaatatatcagtttctttattatttttaaatactatattttttattattagatttaaaatatgagTGCTTTTTTACTTGCAGTAGTCTTAGGTgcaaatatgttaattatatctTATGTGTTAATTTCTATGTCTTATTCACaagatattttcataaaatcttCTATACAATTTTCAGAACTTTCAGAAGTACCTAGTAGTGCGAAGTCTTGCCTTAATTAATTCAAGCTGGGAAAATGTTACCTAGCCAGTAGCAGATACGTTTAACGTCttataaagtaaaatgtatacagtaaAAATGAGCTCcccatttttattaacattataccCACCGACTTATTTACCTATAACATTTGTCATAGACAAAATCAACTTTGGGCACCACTGGTGGAGAGACAAATTCCaatgtttgtaataaaataaataatactgatgTACTTACGTATTGTATAATTAACTAGCAGTGGATATGGAGACTCCAGAGATCCATAAGTTTGGGTGTTAACTTGAATTGTGTATCGTTGTCCGGCCACCATATCCGCGATTTCTGCCTCAGTTGATTGTACTCCTGGCAACCTAATCCACTGTTGTTGGCCCCCATTGGAATCAATGGTACgatatttaatagaatattcaGTGAACATGCCTTCAGCTGTGGGGCCATTCCATTTCAATAAAACAGAGTTTGACCCAATATTTGAGGCAGCAGTTATATTCTCTACTTGAAGATCAGTAGGAGGCCTAggatctaaaattaaaattaaaattcatcaaatcaaatattagataactcaaaatattgttggaattattgattaaattttgaacttaCAAACGGCTTGAAAGTAATCATGAGGTTCAGATAGAAGTCCATGACTTATAGCAAACACTTTAAGTTGATAAGCTGCTCCGGGGTATAAATTTCTTAAAGCCATGCGCCATTCATTAGTTATCCTTACAGTTGGTATATCatctataagaaaaataagaatTGAGCAAATCAAAaccgaatttaaaataatatacatatataatatcttatataattataataataatataataataatatattattataattttacgaaCCAGTATCATTACGACGAAGTACCACTTGAAATGTTTCTTGTCGACTATTGACATCTGTTTTCCAAGATACATTTAATCCATAATCCAATGTTGGTCTTAAATCTTCAATAATTGGTGCTGATGGTtctgtaaacaaataaaaataaataaatataagtaacaatatttcaaattgtgtatttaaaagtttaaaatatatacagaatATTTTTCGACTTACTCATTGTGTGGTACACAACAGTGTCATTAGAAGCAACACCAGAACTAAGTGATTTTACAGATATAGAGTAATTACGACCTGGTAATAATGATTCTAATGTGCATTCAATCGGGGTCGATGGATCTTCAATTGACTCCCTAGTAGCTTGGACTACCAAAACATTACTATCGGTAGAAGTTGTTGCTGTAATTGCAGCTGATGCCACAGCTGATGATGTGGATTGTTGTCGTGAGGAACCATTTAGTGATTGATTAAGATTATTCCCCAATGATAATACTGATGATACAATCAGAGAATCGGAAGCAGATGAAGAAGACGATAGAGAACCTGTAAGAACTTCAGCATAGCTCACTTGATATGCGTCTTGCCAACTCATTGCATCAGCCTTCCATGTTAATTGTAATACACCACCACCTCCATCTTCATTCAAATTATTTCCATTTGTATTACCgctacttataacttttaagtcaaTTACAGGTAGTggttctataaaataaacataacataaatgCAATTGATTtgataaatctaaatttaaacattttaaatgagcACATACTTAATGTAACATTTACAGAAGCAGGCCATGAAGCCACTTTTCCAGAAACTGTCTTCACAAGAACTTGATAAGTTCGACCTGGTTGTAATGACTGTGTGTCGTACACATCACACCATTGTGTTGAACCCCCAGAATTAGAACTATCACCATCACGAGGACGAGTAAGTGTTATGGGAGTAGTAGTTTGTTGGGTTTGATCACTGATGCTACGATGAGATGCCAATTGATTTAATGAAGATTGTTGTGATGGCCTCTTAACATTGaccgatatttgatatttgtcaAATTCACTAcacgtaaattaaataaaaccataaataaataaataccctCAATATTATGTGCGAGAACCCAACATTAATGTTCACAAGTAATAACATGCagttatataatgtgtaatttaataaaatttactttattttatctcaaaaaattatgctatattttaattcataaagtaccgctattatttttatttattgtaacaaataataaaagtttttatttttataatttttagtattttaattattttcaacatttaaaaatagttatttattttaatataaaaattaatatcttagagagtaaaatattgaaataatacagcGCAttgttatatatctataatataactcaattgtatgattaaaaaataacttaccaAAGTCCTTTTGGTGGTTCCCAGTGTACCCGTAAACCATATGAACTTGTTTGCCTAGGATCAACAGCCACATTCAATGGTTTTAAAGGAATAGTACGGTATTGAGCAGTTGTTGGTGCAGATGTTTCATCTTCACTAACAGTATGTACACTTATGTTGTATGCACGCCCAGGTACAAGACCTTTAAATGCAGCTTGTGCTGGACCTGGTGGTTCACCTTCTCTTTCTACATAAACTGTTGACTCTGGTGAATCCTGAGGCTCAACACTTacctagaaaataattttacaatttaataaaaaatttttttatgaaatataatacataatatttcaaggaaaaatacttttatttaaatttttgaaaaaatactttttagtatattaagtTGGAtcgatatttattaaattataaaattgaatagtaAATACCTTATAATGAGTGAATACGCTAGCTGGATAACTAGGTTGCCAAAGCACCAACAATGTAGTTTCATTTCTAAACCATACGATAAATTTTCCTGGAGTGCTGGGTTctgtaaataaacaaaattatttaaatgctataaataaaaaccataaactAAAAAGTTGTCATGTTATATATTTGCACTAATAAACACTTACTAGTTGTAAAATTCTTAGATATATAGGCCACACTTTCTTTATGTTCATATACTGTAAACAATTGTAACTGGTAGGTAGCTCCAGGCGTCAAATCTTTCAAAACATATTGTTGCTGTGTGTCTCTGGATAAATCAGTTTGAGATGAGGCAGTGGATGGGGAGTTACTAGCATCAACAATTTTCACAAACTGTTCTTGTTGTTGCTGCACAATACCAGATGTAGAAGATGGAGATAAACTGTTAACCTACAacgaagtgtaaaatatttattaatattgtataattttataaatactaaaatatatacctaaatatataatataaaatataaacaagtatatatatatatacctataagttcagaaacaaaataaagaatAGATAAGTTTAATGAAGACAGATAGAATACAAAGACCTAATGTCTCCAATCATTCTAATTTGTTAGCTCTAAAGTAAAAAGTCTTACATTGTCATGAATTTAAaagaaatgataaattattgatttaataaatacagttatccaatttttgttttaataatatttaatttaattgtaccacaaaatatttttagaaataaataactaGCAATATGTTTTTGGAATACCAATGTTCAGTGGCGTAATTGCCGTGAGACAAAGGTATCATTTTGTCCTCCACATTATGCCaacctaaaaattaatttttcttatataattataatcaacatGGGTACCTACAACCTAATATATCTACGATTTGTTTCTAAACTATAAatagaatgaaaatatatttaaactatggGGGGTAGGTGCTCAGGGTTTTGATCAATTAGTTTTCCCTTCCTTAGACTTTTACAAAGTTACGCCACTAcccgtgtttatttatttatgcatattttagtcGTTAggtattagtaaataaattagtgCTACCCGAATATTGATTGTAATAAATctattgtatactataaatatCATTACTTTTAGTTTAAATCCATTATAATTTCCCAACACTGGAGGTGACCATTGGACATGTGCTGTTTTTCCACCTTTTACTGTTACAGTTAGGTTTGTAGGCGGATCAGGTgctattttaacatttttatataaagaaataattagtaaatactcaTGGACATTGgcttattaatttgtatagctttaagtaaaatatattattcaagtcATATTTTCCATACCAGTAGTAATTGATGCAGTCCAAGTAAGCAACCATTGAGACTGGGGTGATAAAGAACTAGAAACAGCTCCATTTATGAGAGTTTCTGCACCAGATCCAACTGGAACTATTACATTTCCCGGAGTTTGTTGTGGggaattgttatttatagaattACTTCCTGTGCTTGAATTACTATAGTATAACCAAAAATCATAACGGGTCCCTGGCAAAGCttgagaaaaatgtattacatcgCCTGTaaggttattaaatattttaattaatatctaatttacaATGTATGAAAGTGTAGGGCTTTAGGacagacaataaaatatataatgtttcaaTACCTATGTCTTGAGCTGCAATAGTTGTGTTTGCTGGGGGATTACCGTGTGGAGGTTGATAATCAAGTCTATAATAAGCTTGTTGTAATGGAGATGCAAATGATACTGAGTTTGATGCGGGCAATTGTATAGCTAAATCAGCCGCtctctataaaaatatttaaagattatatgttttaataaaataaggctttaattaggtaggtacctaatagataataaatcataaacatttatatacttacacCAGTTTTAACAGCAAAGAACAACAGTAATACTATCCACATTTTCACAGTTGACTTATTGATACTTAAACTAATAGTAGTAAATGAGCAACAAcgttaataacttaaattttggCTATGAAAATAAGCCGTTTTGAGTATAGTAGATTGAGCAAGAGCAAATGTAATAAGTAGACCTGATACCATTAGGAATATAGGTgctacatttttcaaaattactttGAAATACTGTTTGTTGAATGACGTCTTCAGTTTTATcacaaaacatacaaaaaaagcCGTCGATCATGTCTCAATAATGGATGATGTGTTGTTGATTgatattgatatcaataacagcatttggataaaaattaaaaggtaaTTAAACAGTCATTAAAAATTCTAGTCCGATATTGTCTAGCTGTtatcaatgtttaaatttttgtctgccaattcaaattgaataatttgtgtTCGTGTGTGGCGGTAGAAGACCATTTAAGATTACACAGTTTAATACACAAaacacttaataaaaaataaacaaatacattaataatacaacTCGGCACTATgggctaaaaaaataataataaaaataatactgacACAATTACAATTATCGATACTGTTTGGTcaacacaaaatacaaaaaaataccaaCGTAGGAATTAGTGAGAAAAAAGTCTCATGATTTCACACGACGAAATCGGGCGAGAAAGTAAAAACGACTACTGTAATACCTGTGTCGTAGCGCGtttaccaccaccaccgccagcAACAGTAAACACTACCGAACGGCGAACACCTAAACGAGTGTCGTTGCTTTCGTAATAAGCCCGCGGATCCCTAAGGCCTGGTACCCACGTAACGCACGGTTCAACACGCACACACTAtcatttacctacctataagagtaataataattgctttcaCAACAACCGAGGCGATTGCTCATTATACACCTATACAGACTACAGAGAAcagcaaataacaataataataataatactactacaGCAGCAGGCAGCAACAGTTCCGTACCCGAGTCGTCGGCGGGGTAGGGGGCTTTATCAGCGACTGATGAAGTCTTTTGTTTTGGTTTCCGTCGCGCAATGATTATAAACGCGGTTGGAGGTAAACCCGAACAGCGGTGGTGTGCCGTGTAGCCGCGACTGTGGCCATGTAGTACAGCGGACGTACCGCGGTCTCCGGTACCTATGCCCGATGCCGTCAGATCGTCGTCCGATACTATGGAACATGACTGcaatattcttaattattattataataatattatcgtccaatgtccattataatttattgttattattattagtccgACACTCCGACATCAGATTTTAAACAACAGCTGCTGCTGCCTGCAGGTAGTACTGCAggcaattataaaaattatctatataggtaataatatgatggtaggtaggtatttatgttGTTTCGTcgtgagaaaataataatattttccttaataatatcataatataatataataatttgtacccAGGTAACGCTTCAAGCCTTCAAAGTCTACCTATATACTTAAcgtaaatgttatattgtataatattaaatataatggattattatacattttactgattttaatttataggtataatgttgtaaaaaattaaaatatcaagtaggtagtcaattattgttcttaattattatgaagaattataatattgataataggtatatatattatataggtaactaataatatctatatatatattacgtgtcTTTTCTCATCATGAAATTGACCACTAACTCGGATATTAATTATtcgacagtaaaaaaaataacatacctataatatataggatggtctcgtttgtaaatttgtataataatgtaatattataaaagcaatACGACCTGAGGGAAACTCgatcaaaaatgtaatcatatatGAAGAATAGCGGAGGCCGGAGAGGTACAATTTTTCTAACTTTATAAAATGACCAGGTTAGAATCTCAAGAAGTTTAATCTTATTTGTTCATCGccattattaatatagataatttatatatagcataaataaattatcgaaaaaccaaaatcaattttacaaCATATTAAACGTCTTAACGGTACGTTTCTTTCGGGTTTTCTTTATGGAAtgagagaaaataaaaaaaaattagttgtatccaaaaaaaaatatcatgaacatataacattaaaaataataatagaaaatagaatcttaaatatgaaatacatacctactgttTTGAGCC from the Acyrthosiphon pisum isolate AL4f chromosome X, pea_aphid_22Mar2018_4r6ur, whole genome shotgun sequence genome contains:
- the LOC100166038 gene encoding tyrosine-protein phosphatase 10D — its product is MWIVLLLFFAVKTGRAADLAIQLPASNSVSFASPLQQAYYRLDYQPPHGNPPANTTIAAQDIGDVIHFSQALPGTRYDFWLYYSNSSTGSNSINNNSPQQTPGNVIVPVGSGAETLINGAVSSSLSPQSQWLLTWTASITTAPDPPTNLTVTVKGGKTAHVQWSPPVLGNYNGFKLKVNSLSPSSTSGIVQQQQEQFVKIVDASNSPSTASSQTDLSRDTQQQYVLKDLTPGATYQLQLFTVYEHKESVAYISKNFTTKPSTPGKFIVWFRNETTLLVLWQPSYPASVFTHYKVSVEPQDSPESTVYVEREGEPPGPAQAAFKGLVPGRAYNISVHTVSEDETSAPTTAQYRTIPLKPLNVAVDPRQTSSYGLRVHWEPPKGLCEFDKYQISVNVKRPSQQSSLNQLASHRSISDQTQQTTTPITLTRPRDGDSSNSGGSTQWCDVYDTQSLQPGRTYQVLVKTVSGKVASWPASVNVTLKPLPVIDLKVISSGNTNGNNLNEDGGGGVLQLTWKADAMSWQDAYQVSYAEVLTGSLSSSSSASDSLIVSSVLSLGNNLNQSLNGSSRQQSTSSAVASAAITATTSTDSNVLVVQATRESIEDPSTPIECTLESLLPGRNYSISVKSLSSGVASNDTVVYHTMKPSAPIIEDLRPTLDYGLNVSWKTDVNSRQETFQVVLRRNDTDDIPTVRITNEWRMALRNLYPGAAYQLKVFAISHGLLSEPHDYFQAVYPRPPTDLQVENITAASNIGSNSVLLKWNGPTAEGMFTEYSIKYRTIDSNGGQQQWIRLPGVQSTEAEIADMVAGQRYTIQVNTQTYGSLESPYPLLVNYTIRPNPVSNMALLVDATNLTIQFPRPEGLIDYYSVEYILLKPPPQSDQNQTTTSINWTTAATTWSSSSVGTSSSGWKNFTDSGYPNGSSGTILVNLGLDELIAGAGYGLRLRTCSHSMYSDPVILETHTMPLILSEILAVNDQQLATDTLTLRYTPTPQTASRFVKYRFQLSEANHQTSTQSTAYQSSTTTPSDPGSGIASTSSTGTVLIAEKWASDNEWKVTWHSLVPGRLYDITVWTVSAYGVLSQPLRRQDRLYPEPITDLNATQITRDSVHLVWTLPRGQYDAFEIEYLDTDATIITTASSIANSYSSSKSSSDGGGGLLVQNLTDKPWFLVQGLRPFRNYTFTVVVRAGGGGSLTSLSQQQILNSGIGGYAAALLLRRSVPVSGTFSSLEWVPGRCVNFQAVDVQPGHLTLEWTLPESEHNGILLRYVVSWTAILTSSSSDGTPASTNTVVQLHGGEEEENMLGLGINNLLSNGGLLNGQPPLGSEIEVGETTKTSYYEPWRNRATVKGLIPGRQYVFNISGETRVGRGPVASLEQRMPILAPPKPSAQVVPTEVSRTTNSIQVRFRKNYFGDQNGRVKAYALIVAEDDSKNASGLEMPSWQDVQAYTIWPPYQVLDPYYPFSTNKTVEDFTIGQDSHCNTNSISGGKLLSSQYCNGPLKPGTIYRVKVRAFTANDKFTDTMFSFPIQTDQDNTSAPTSATAIVLSVVVGLPAAFILIAVCAALATGSGRSRWFLCGSGKSRIMKSSVGGGKRQAGTGQRRITGGKFLDNSSTRNLNGGGRGGGRGGDMINSSNVQQQQQLSCDLQISRPVRVDRFGEHYAQMSADSDFRFSEEFEDLKHAAAAAATNGGTTTTAADLPCNRPKNRFTNILPYDHSRFKLQPVDDEEGSDYINANYVPGHNSVREFIVTQGPLHSTRDDFWRMCWESNARSIIMLTRCVEKGREKCDHYWPYDTHPVYYGDNICVTLLNDTHYSDWVITEFMVCRNDQKRVIRHFHFTTWPDFGVPSPPQTLCRFVRAFRERHHAGVGNNIEQHQHQLQQHHRPIIVHCSAGVGRSGTFIALDRVLQSLNDPTQVNNYIDVYGIVYAMRKERVWMVQTEQQYICIHQCIVCILQQNSGNSDQQELLDQEQQDLELMNNTTAATMLAHHNRAFEDDEGIAESGM